In Cytobacillus oceanisediminis, the following proteins share a genomic window:
- a CDS encoding flavin reductase family protein — protein sequence MEFNPSELGEKEVYKLLSGSVVPRPIAWVSTESEEGGQNLAPFSFFSVASRNPPMLCISIGPGVGDREGTEKDTLVNIRATKEFVINVVPAPLGNQMQKSAENLPSEADEFEAAGLSAAESHLVAPKRVKEAPIHMECKLEQIIKLGSDHLIIGRMVHYHIDDDYYLGNYKVNLEKLQPLGRLAGNYSENSEFFKLPR from the coding sequence TTGGAATTTAACCCCTCGGAACTTGGAGAAAAAGAAGTGTACAAATTATTATCCGGATCTGTCGTCCCAAGGCCGATTGCCTGGGTTTCCACTGAATCTGAGGAAGGCGGCCAGAATCTCGCACCTTTCAGTTTTTTCAGTGTTGCTTCAAGAAATCCACCCATGCTCTGTATTTCAATTGGACCTGGGGTTGGCGACAGGGAAGGAACAGAAAAAGATACATTGGTCAACATCCGAGCGACAAAAGAGTTTGTCATCAATGTGGTTCCTGCACCATTGGGAAACCAAATGCAAAAAAGTGCAGAGAATCTCCCGAGTGAGGCTGATGAGTTTGAAGCGGCAGGGCTTTCCGCTGCTGAAAGTCATTTGGTCGCCCCTAAGAGGGTAAAAGAAGCACCAATCCATATGGAATGCAAGCTGGAACAGATTATTAAGCTAGGAAGCGATCATCTTATTATTGGGAGAATGGTACATTATCATATTGACGATGATTACTACCTCGGTAATTATAAAGTGAATTTAGAAAAACTGCAGCCGCTTGGAAGGCTGGCAGGAAACTATAGTGAAAACAGCGAATTCTTCAAGCTGCCGAGATAA
- a CDS encoding MFS transporter — protein sequence MSNSLAEKQFAINENPWKMLLFLLLAQLMVAFVGRSIGPLGVLIGEDLSLTKSQIGMLPAALFLGQAIISVPAGFLTDLAGSRKLLVLASALMGLGFLFMTLLHDFWLVLLLIVIGGIGYGSMHPITNRGIIYWFPLKQRGTAMGIKQTGITAGSALASLILLPLSVTFGWRFVLLTACLLLLAGGFVSYHFYRDPPELEQAKGSRMSLLQFYKSMFKMFKNKALMLISFSALGLNGTQMCLNTYIVLFAYEQLNISIFLSGILLVISEIFGTIGRVAWGIISDRLFEGKRVVILMIITIITALASTSAAVITSAPFWVMAPITALFGFAASGFNGIWMNLASELVPKEQAGISSGISITLGSAGAIIIPPLFGLIVDKTGQFSSGWFLITGMMFIVFTLLTALSIMNKKNNYVI from the coding sequence ATGAGTAATTCACTGGCAGAAAAACAATTTGCCATCAATGAAAATCCATGGAAAATGCTATTATTTCTTCTGCTCGCACAGCTGATGGTAGCATTTGTCGGCAGAAGCATTGGACCGCTGGGAGTTTTAATCGGGGAGGACCTTTCCTTGACCAAGTCGCAAATCGGCATGCTCCCAGCGGCTCTCTTTTTGGGCCAGGCGATCATTTCAGTTCCTGCCGGCTTTCTGACTGACCTTGCAGGATCCCGTAAATTATTGGTTCTGGCGTCGGCCTTAATGGGGTTAGGCTTTCTGTTCATGACATTGCTTCATGATTTCTGGCTTGTCCTGTTATTGATTGTTATTGGCGGAATTGGGTATGGATCCATGCACCCGATCACAAATAGAGGCATCATTTATTGGTTCCCGCTCAAACAGCGGGGAACAGCAATGGGAATAAAACAAACCGGCATCACGGCAGGATCGGCCTTGGCCAGTTTGATACTGCTTCCGCTTAGTGTAACTTTTGGCTGGAGATTTGTACTTCTTACGGCCTGCCTTCTTTTATTGGCGGGCGGATTCGTTTCCTATCATTTTTACCGGGATCCGCCTGAACTGGAGCAAGCGAAGGGCAGCAGAATGAGTTTGCTCCAATTTTACAAATCAATGTTTAAAATGTTTAAAAATAAAGCTTTGATGCTGATAAGCTTTAGTGCTCTCGGTTTGAATGGCACGCAAATGTGCTTAAATACGTATATTGTTTTATTTGCCTATGAACAGCTAAATATTTCAATCTTTTTATCAGGTATTCTCCTGGTTATATCTGAAATATTCGGAACCATTGGCAGGGTTGCCTGGGGAATCATAAGCGACAGGCTGTTTGAAGGAAAACGTGTTGTGATCCTTATGATTATTACCATTATTACCGCATTGGCCAGTACGTCAGCTGCTGTCATTACTTCAGCCCCATTTTGGGTAATGGCTCCCATTACAGCTCTGTTTGGGTTTGCAGCTTCAGGCTTCAATGGCATCTGGATGAATCTTGCAAGTGAATTGGTGCCGAAAGAACAAGCTGGCATTTCAAGCGGGATCAGTATCACACTGGGATCAGCTGGGGCCATTATCATTCCGCCCTTGTTCGGTTTAATCGTGGATAAGACCGGTCAATTTTCTTCCGGGTGGTTTTTAATCACAGGTATGATGTTTATTGTTTTTACATTACTGACAGCATTATCGATTATGAATAAAAAGAATAACTATGTTATTTAA
- a CDS encoding sodium:solute symporter family protein, producing the protein MNDLAFAGTDGIIILSAFAIIMLVIGYLSGRGEKNLHHSLSGYYLAGRNLGFIALFFTLYATQYSGNTIVGYAPTAYRTGFSWIQSISFMTIIIGIYLLFAPRLYVIAKKRNFVTPTDWIDHRFKSKAVTLLSIFLMLWGLGNYLLEQLVAIGQAVSGMTGGTIPYQIAVIVFVAVMLAYEWMGGMKAVAFTDVMQGIVLMIGIIVFLIGGLYLVGGNFSDVTRYVAELEPAKTAVPPMEVNINWLSMLVLVGLGASIYPHAVQRIYSAQSEKTLKKSFARMAWMPPITTGLVFMVGIIGIMLFPGLDKTGSEQLVGLMANEIAAINPFYYWIMIIFFGGIVAAIISTADSVLLSFSSMLSNDVYGKFINPKASEHKKVMVGKVCGIIAIIFLLWIAWNPPGTLYEIFVLKFELLVQVFPAFVLGLYWKRLSGKAVFWGMLAGAILAGVLTLTGYKTIYGIHGGVIGLGLNFFICIAGSLLAPAVSKSKVLEEDLTAINLKA; encoded by the coding sequence ATGAATGATTTAGCATTTGCAGGCACAGATGGGATCATTATTTTATCAGCCTTTGCCATAATCATGCTGGTAATTGGATACTTATCGGGCAGAGGTGAGAAGAACCTTCATCACAGTCTTTCAGGGTACTACCTTGCCGGAAGGAATCTCGGTTTTATCGCACTCTTTTTCACCTTATATGCGACGCAATATAGCGGGAATACCATTGTCGGATATGCCCCAACAGCATATAGGACAGGTTTCTCGTGGATTCAGTCGATTTCATTTATGACAATCATTATCGGAATCTATTTACTGTTTGCACCAAGATTATATGTCATTGCAAAGAAAAGAAACTTTGTTACACCTACTGACTGGATCGATCACCGCTTTAAATCGAAAGCAGTTACATTGCTTAGTATTTTTCTTATGCTTTGGGGGCTTGGGAACTATCTTTTAGAACAGCTTGTAGCGATTGGCCAGGCTGTATCAGGGATGACAGGCGGAACTATCCCATACCAAATAGCTGTTATCGTCTTTGTAGCTGTTATGCTTGCCTATGAGTGGATGGGCGGAATGAAGGCAGTTGCTTTTACGGATGTTATGCAAGGCATTGTTCTTATGATTGGAATCATTGTCTTCCTCATCGGCGGCTTGTATCTCGTCGGAGGAAATTTCTCTGATGTTACAAGGTATGTAGCAGAACTGGAACCTGCAAAAACAGCAGTCCCTCCAATGGAAGTGAATATTAATTGGCTGAGTATGCTCGTGCTTGTTGGACTGGGAGCAAGTATTTATCCGCACGCTGTTCAAAGAATATATTCTGCGCAAAGCGAGAAAACACTGAAAAAATCATTTGCCCGCATGGCATGGATGCCGCCAATTACAACAGGGCTTGTATTTATGGTAGGTATTATTGGAATTATGCTTTTTCCAGGACTGGATAAGACGGGGTCTGAACAGCTTGTAGGTCTGATGGCCAATGAGATTGCCGCCATTAATCCATTTTATTACTGGATTATGATCATCTTCTTTGGCGGGATTGTTGCAGCCATTATTTCTACAGCCGATTCTGTTCTGCTCAGCTTTTCATCCATGCTTTCAAATGACGTATATGGAAAATTCATCAATCCTAAGGCATCTGAACATAAGAAGGTCATGGTCGGGAAAGTATGCGGAATCATTGCCATCATCTTTCTTCTGTGGATTGCCTGGAATCCTCCGGGAACGCTATATGAAATTTTCGTCTTAAAATTTGAATTGCTTGTTCAGGTATTCCCGGCTTTTGTACTGGGCTTATATTGGAAGCGCTTATCAGGTAAGGCTGTCTTCTGGGGGATGCTTGCAGGCGCCATATTAGCAGGAGTGCTTACTCTTACAGGCTATAAAACAATCTATGGAATTCACGGGGGCGTCATTGGGCTGGGACTGAACTTCTTTATCTGTATTGCAGGTTCTCTATTAGCTCCAGCTGTTTCAAAGAGCAAAGTTCTGGAGGAAGATTTGACTGCAATCAATTTAAAGGCATAA
- the leuD gene encoding 3-isopropylmalate dehydratase small subunit has product MKSFTRFTGIVAPLDAANVDTDAIIPKQFLKRIERTGFGEFLFYEWRYENGREKPDFILNREPYRNAPILLARKNFGCGSSREHAPWAIAEYGIRVILAPSFADIFYNNCFKNGILPVVLPEKDIEVLFQKSNESSGYQLRVDLENQRIEDSFGYMVEFDIVSYRKDQLLKGLDEIGATLQSAELIDSYESAHKIFYKLEV; this is encoded by the coding sequence ATGAAGTCTTTTACCAGATTTACAGGCATAGTTGCTCCGCTTGATGCTGCAAATGTTGACACAGATGCCATCATTCCAAAACAGTTTTTAAAAAGAATTGAAAGGACTGGATTTGGCGAATTCCTCTTCTACGAATGGCGATACGAAAATGGCAGGGAAAAACCGGATTTCATTCTAAATCGAGAACCTTACCGGAATGCACCAATTCTGCTGGCAAGGAAAAACTTTGGCTGCGGTTCATCCAGAGAGCATGCACCCTGGGCAATTGCAGAATATGGGATTAGAGTAATCCTGGCACCATCATTCGCTGATATTTTCTATAATAATTGTTTTAAAAATGGCATCCTGCCAGTAGTCTTGCCTGAAAAGGATATTGAAGTTCTGTTTCAAAAAAGCAATGAATCATCTGGTTATCAGCTTCGGGTAGATTTAGAGAATCAAAGAATTGAAGACTCATTCGGGTACATGGTCGAATTCGATATCGTTTCTTATCGAAAAGATCAGCTGTTAAAAGGGCTGGACGAAATCGGAGCAACCCTTCAATCAGCTGAATTAATAGACTCCTATGAATCGGCACATAAGATTTTCTATAAGCTGGAGGTTTAA
- the leuC gene encoding 3-isopropylmalate dehydratase large subunit, which translates to MGRTLYEKIWEKHAVVEEQNKPSLLYIDLHLVHEVTSPQAFEGLRSKNRKVRRPDLTVATMDHSIPTTDRSLPFKDPIAKKQVDALAINCREFGIQLFDLESRNQGIVHVIAPELGLTQPGMTIVCGDSHTSTHGAFGALAFGIGTSEVEHVLATQTLKQFKSKTLAINIHGNLPQGTTAKDLILSIIGKYGHDFATGYVVEYRGEAIRNLTMEERMTVCNMSIEMGARAGLIQPDEKTFNYLKGKQAVPDGMEWEEALAEWKKYYTDEDAEFDLTADINAAEVIPQVTWGTNPGQVAGITEDIPLMEDLPADQIGPAKKALKYMDLQPGTPITEIAINKVFIGSCTNSRIEDLRKAAKIVNGYKVAEQVEALVVPGSQLVKMQAEAEGLDQIFINAGFQWREAGCSMCLGMNEDLVLPEERCASTSNRNFEGRQGRNARTHLVSPEMAAAAAIAGRFIDVREWPVKYSKEVSVQ; encoded by the coding sequence ATGGGGCGGACCTTATATGAGAAAATCTGGGAAAAGCATGCTGTCGTGGAGGAACAGAATAAGCCTTCTCTTTTATACATTGATCTTCATTTAGTACATGAGGTCACATCACCTCAGGCATTTGAAGGCTTAAGAAGTAAGAATCGCAAAGTGAGAAGGCCGGATCTGACTGTGGCTACCATGGATCACAGCATTCCAACGACCGACCGTTCTCTTCCTTTTAAAGACCCAATCGCCAAAAAGCAAGTCGACGCTCTGGCAATAAACTGCAGGGAGTTCGGCATACAGCTTTTTGACCTGGAAAGCCGAAATCAGGGAATTGTACACGTCATTGCTCCGGAGCTGGGGTTAACACAGCCCGGTATGACCATCGTCTGCGGTGACAGCCATACCTCCACACATGGAGCATTCGGCGCACTTGCCTTTGGCATTGGCACAAGTGAAGTAGAACATGTCCTTGCCACTCAGACATTAAAGCAATTTAAATCCAAAACATTAGCCATAAATATACACGGCAATTTGCCGCAAGGAACGACTGCCAAAGATCTGATTCTTTCAATCATTGGAAAGTATGGTCATGATTTTGCAACAGGCTATGTTGTGGAGTATCGCGGTGAAGCCATACGCAATTTAACAATGGAAGAGCGAATGACCGTATGCAATATGAGCATTGAAATGGGAGCAAGGGCAGGACTGATTCAGCCTGACGAAAAAACCTTTAACTATTTGAAAGGGAAACAAGCTGTTCCTGATGGAATGGAGTGGGAAGAGGCTCTTGCAGAATGGAAGAAATATTATACTGACGAAGATGCCGAATTTGATCTGACTGCTGACATTAATGCAGCTGAAGTAATCCCACAGGTTACCTGGGGGACGAATCCGGGCCAGGTAGCAGGTATTACAGAAGATATACCGTTAATGGAAGATTTACCTGCAGATCAAATAGGACCAGCTAAAAAAGCATTAAAGTACATGGACCTTCAGCCAGGAACACCCATCACAGAAATTGCTATCAATAAAGTCTTTATCGGCTCCTGCACAAACAGCCGGATAGAAGATCTTCGAAAAGCGGCAAAAATCGTAAACGGTTACAAAGTTGCTGAACAGGTGGAAGCGCTTGTTGTTCCTGGTTCACAGCTTGTAAAAATGCAGGCAGAAGCTGAAGGGCTCGACCAAATTTTTATCAATGCCGGTTTTCAATGGAGAGAAGCGGGCTGCAGCATGTGCCTCGGTATGAATGAGGATTTGGTTCTTCCTGAAGAACGCTGTGCATCCACTTCCAACCGTAATTTTGAAGGCAGGCAGGGAAGAAATGCGAGGACCCATTTGGTCAGTCCTGAAATGGCTGCAGCAGCAGCGATTGCCGGCCGGTTTATAGATGTAAGGGAGTGGCCTGTTAAATATAGCAAGGAGGTCAGTGTACAATGA
- a CDS encoding CaiB/BaiF CoA transferase family protein has product MSEKQLPLEDIRVIELGTLLAGPFSGRLLGDFGAEIIKVEPPGKSDPMRNWGKSKDGIGLWWPIQSRNKKSISLNLREEEGQQVLRELIKEADVVIENFRPGTMEKWNLSYEALSEINPKLIMVRTSGYGQTGPYKHRAGFGSVGEAMGGLRNVTGFPDRPPSRIGVSMGDTLAALFATIGCLVALHERERSGKGQVVDTALYESVFSVMESIIPDYLLAGYIRERMGNILPGVAPSNIYFTQDKTYIVIGANADGVFRRLCEAMEQPELADDSRFATHHARGENMKLLDSMIEEWTKTLPAKEALKILEYKGVPSGLIYTAKDILEDPHYKERDMIIKVDHPQLGEFPMPGIVPKLSRTPGEVKHAGPEEMGKHNHEIYTGLLGFNEERLEELKKNNII; this is encoded by the coding sequence ATGTCAGAAAAACAGCTTCCACTGGAAGATATCAGAGTCATCGAGCTGGGCACTCTTTTAGCAGGCCCATTCTCCGGGCGGCTTTTAGGTGACTTCGGTGCTGAAATTATTAAGGTCGAGCCTCCGGGTAAATCAGATCCCATGAGAAATTGGGGAAAATCAAAAGATGGTATAGGGCTTTGGTGGCCTATTCAATCGCGGAATAAAAAATCGATTTCATTAAATCTCAGGGAGGAAGAAGGACAGCAGGTTTTAAGGGAGCTTATTAAAGAAGCTGATGTTGTCATTGAGAATTTCCGCCCAGGGACAATGGAAAAATGGAATCTGTCTTATGAAGCACTTTCCGAAATCAACCCTAAATTAATTATGGTACGGACTTCGGGCTATGGACAGACAGGACCCTATAAGCATCGTGCAGGCTTTGGAAGCGTCGGTGAAGCAATGGGCGGGCTCAGAAATGTAACCGGTTTCCCTGACAGGCCGCCTTCAAGAATTGGTGTCTCAATGGGCGATACTTTGGCTGCACTTTTTGCTACAATTGGCTGCCTGGTTGCATTACACGAGAGGGAGCGCTCAGGAAAAGGACAGGTTGTCGATACGGCCCTCTATGAATCTGTCTTTTCTGTGATGGAAAGCATTATTCCGGATTATCTCTTAGCAGGATACATAAGGGAAAGAATGGGCAATATCCTGCCAGGTGTAGCTCCATCCAACATTTACTTCACACAGGATAAAACTTACATCGTTATAGGGGCCAATGCAGATGGAGTGTTCCGCAGGTTATGCGAGGCCATGGAGCAGCCGGAATTGGCAGATGACTCAAGATTCGCGACCCACCATGCAAGAGGGGAAAACATGAAGCTTCTTGATTCCATGATCGAAGAATGGACAAAGACTCTCCCCGCTAAAGAAGCGCTTAAAATTCTTGAATATAAGGGCGTTCCATCAGGGCTCATTTATACGGCTAAAGATATTCTGGAAGATCCGCATTATAAGGAACGCGACATGATAATTAAAGTAGATCATCCGCAGCTGGGAGAATTCCCGATGCCTGGCATTGTCCCAAAATTAAGCAGGACACCAGGAGAAGTGAAGCATGCCGGCCCGGAAGAAATGGGCAAGCATAATCATGAAATATACACAGGCCTTCTTGGGTTCAATGAAGAGAGATTAGAAGAATTGAAGAAAAATAATATCATTTAG
- a CDS encoding GntR family transcriptional regulator, with protein sequence MDAYEFIRDAIIEGKFVPGMRLAEESLAKEMNLSRTPIREAIKQLEAEGLVIPLKRGVSVRHFTKDDIRQIYDLRTLLEGYAASQAAIHRTENDLLEMKKANILYEEAISRYVESDMESLKDIVQVNQKFHETIVNASKNEHIHFHISKVVVVPIVFRSFYWYNSFQLKQSLEVHKTILEAIKNREPERARIAMHEHIYQGRDHVLKHLEQIKNIHLLKEEVK encoded by the coding sequence ATGGATGCATACGAATTTATTAGAGATGCCATTATTGAAGGGAAATTTGTCCCTGGCATGCGGCTTGCTGAGGAATCATTGGCTAAAGAGATGAACCTTAGCCGCACTCCTATTAGAGAGGCAATAAAACAGCTTGAAGCAGAAGGCCTCGTCATTCCATTAAAGCGCGGTGTCAGCGTAAGGCATTTTACAAAAGATGATATACGGCAAATCTATGACCTGCGCACACTTCTGGAAGGGTACGCTGCCAGTCAGGCGGCGATCCACCGGACAGAAAATGACCTACTGGAAATGAAAAAAGCCAATATTTTATATGAAGAAGCAATTAGCCGATATGTGGAATCTGATATGGAAAGCTTGAAAGATATTGTTCAGGTAAACCAGAAATTTCATGAAACGATAGTGAATGCTTCCAAAAATGAGCATATTCATTTCCACATATCAAAGGTTGTCGTAGTTCCAATCGTGTTCAGGTCCTTCTATTGGTATAACAGCTTTCAGCTTAAACAATCCCTTGAGGTACATAAAACCATTTTGGAAGCAATCAAAAATCGGGAACCCGAGCGTGCCCGCATTGCCATGCATGAGCATATTTATCAAGGCCGTGATCATGTTTTGAAGCACCTGGAACAAATTAAAAATATTCATCTGCTGAAGGAGGAAGTAAAATGA
- a CDS encoding hydroxymethylglutaryl-CoA lyase — MIEICEVGPRDGLQNECKIVPTETKVELITRLIDSGIRNIEAVSFVNPKVVPPMADAEEVLKSLPKRNGVRYGGLVLSRSGLERALKTDVDFLHVVTTTSDSFNLRNVKRTVEQAVGELSLVIKEGAASGKGVAGVLGTAFGCPFEGEVPLENVLKVAERFVEAGCTEITLADTTGMANPIQVQKMTDSFFDAFGRDFSLGLHFHNTRGLGLANVLAGYQAGVRRFDSSIAGLGGCPFAPKAVGNVCSEDMINMFHGMGVDTGTDLPSVLETAKWMETVMERPLDGMLMKAGIA, encoded by the coding sequence ATGATTGAAATTTGTGAAGTTGGTCCACGTGATGGTTTGCAAAATGAGTGCAAAATTGTTCCAACGGAAACAAAAGTTGAATTGATTACCAGATTAATTGATTCCGGCATCCGCAATATAGAAGCCGTATCTTTTGTCAATCCGAAGGTTGTTCCTCCCATGGCTGATGCAGAGGAAGTTTTGAAATCGCTTCCTAAAAGAAATGGCGTCCGGTACGGCGGTCTGGTTTTAAGCCGTTCAGGGCTTGAACGCGCACTTAAGACCGATGTGGATTTTCTTCATGTTGTAACAACAACAAGTGATTCATTCAATTTACGGAATGTGAAAAGGACTGTTGAGCAGGCCGTTGGTGAGCTCTCTTTAGTGATTAAGGAAGGCGCTGCATCTGGAAAGGGTGTGGCTGGGGTATTAGGAACAGCATTCGGCTGCCCTTTTGAAGGGGAAGTTCCTTTAGAAAACGTGCTGAAAGTGGCAGAGAGATTTGTGGAAGCCGGCTGTACGGAAATCACCCTGGCTGATACAACGGGCATGGCGAATCCCATTCAGGTCCAAAAGATGACAGATTCATTTTTCGATGCATTTGGAAGAGATTTTTCGCTTGGCCTTCACTTTCATAATACACGCGGTTTGGGACTGGCAAATGTTTTGGCGGGTTATCAGGCGGGTGTCCGTCGCTTTGATTCCTCCATTGCCGGGCTTGGCGGATGTCCATTTGCCCCGAAAGCAGTCGGGAATGTTTGTAGCGAAGATATGATCAATATGTTCCACGGAATGGGTGTGGATACAGGGACAGACCTTCCTTCTGTACTGGAAACAGCAAAGTGGATGGAAACAGTGATGGAACGGCCGCTGGATGGAATGTTAATGAAGGCGGGAATAGCTTAA
- a CDS encoding nuclease-related domain-containing protein → MIKKERKVSDFITKLEALIRRMPEMEPGRERAVSELNKRRAGYIGEQKLDYYLSFLDEKEYWIYHGLRLSNGSQFFQIDTLLLTKEFAMILEVKNWNGTIIFEPEFHQLIRIHNEKEEAFHDPISQAEHQSRQLK, encoded by the coding sequence TTGATAAAAAAAGAAAGAAAGGTATCCGATTTTATAACAAAACTTGAAGCATTAATAAGGCGCATGCCTGAAATGGAGCCGGGGAGGGAGAGGGCAGTATCTGAATTGAACAAACGCAGAGCTGGATATATAGGGGAACAAAAGCTGGATTATTATTTAAGTTTTTTGGACGAAAAAGAGTATTGGATATACCATGGCCTCCGGCTTTCGAATGGAAGTCAATTTTTCCAGATTGATACCTTGCTTCTAACGAAAGAATTCGCCATGATCCTTGAGGTGAAAAACTGGAACGGAACCATCATCTTTGAACCCGAATTCCACCAGCTCATACGAATCCATAACGAAAAGGAGGAAGCTTTCCACGACCCCATTTCCCAAGCTGAACACCAAAGCAGGCAATTAAAATAG
- a CDS encoding methyl-accepting chemotaxis protein: MSQLSYMLRTLIVIIPAVLVIGVSVCVGNGLDGSAFWFTIAFMVILGSLAGILSAFMNYRKFIAPISKINAFINELADGNMSTRLDEKSVGQLGSIASALNHTASAWQEVLNKVVLASNEVTHYAQQLSSGAQQTNMATSHIAEVIEEVAAGADDQVKGVGTASNVIMQMSESLTQVAANSEQVTEQINDSLEKANHGSASISTAGCQMNSIHVNVQDLSKVVKGLGQRSQEIGKIIEVITGIAAQTNLLALNAAIEAARAGEQGKGFAVVANEVRNLAEKSAESTLQISQLISKIQEETNQVVQTMDTVNHEVTEGMEVMKDAGDSFKQIQQSVSTVTDQMEEVASAIQQMSVGSQQMVQSMDEISHVANESAMATQSVLASTEEQAASMEEISLSADQLTSMAEDLKGLISRFKL; the protein is encoded by the coding sequence ATGAGTCAACTTAGCTACATGCTCCGCACTTTAATCGTCATTATCCCGGCTGTATTAGTCATTGGCGTTTCTGTATGTGTTGGTAATGGATTGGATGGCAGTGCGTTTTGGTTCACCATAGCTTTTATGGTAATCCTTGGTTCGCTTGCGGGAATATTATCCGCATTTATGAACTATCGCAAGTTTATTGCACCCATCAGCAAAATTAATGCCTTTATTAATGAACTTGCAGATGGAAATATGTCCACAAGGCTTGACGAAAAATCAGTGGGACAGCTTGGATCGATTGCTTCAGCACTGAATCATACTGCATCTGCCTGGCAGGAAGTGCTGAATAAAGTGGTTTTGGCTTCGAACGAAGTCACACATTATGCACAGCAGCTATCATCAGGTGCCCAGCAGACCAATATGGCAACAAGCCATATAGCTGAGGTCATTGAAGAAGTAGCAGCAGGTGCCGATGATCAGGTCAAGGGAGTCGGAACTGCTTCCAATGTCATCATGCAGATGTCCGAAAGCCTGACACAGGTCGCGGCAAATTCAGAACAGGTTACAGAGCAAATCAACGATTCACTGGAAAAAGCAAATCATGGGTCTGCATCCATTTCAACAGCAGGATGCCAAATGAACTCCATTCATGTAAATGTACAGGATTTATCCAAGGTGGTAAAAGGCCTTGGCCAGCGTTCACAGGAGATCGGAAAGATCATCGAAGTGATTACAGGCATTGCCGCTCAAACAAATCTTCTGGCTTTAAATGCTGCTATTGAGGCGGCACGCGCAGGAGAACAGGGAAAAGGCTTTGCCGTTGTAGCAAACGAGGTTAGAAATCTCGCTGAAAAATCTGCGGAATCCACTCTGCAAATCAGCCAGCTGATATCTAAAATCCAGGAAGAAACCAATCAGGTAGTCCAAACAATGGATACAGTTAATCATGAAGTAACAGAAGGAATGGAAGTCATGAAGGATGCAGGCGATTCATTCAAACAAATCCAGCAGTCTGTCAGCACAGTGACGGATCAAATGGAGGAAGTCGCATCAGCCATTCAGCAAATGTCTGTCGGTTCTCAGCAAATGGTTCAATCCATGGACGAGATATCCCATGTGGCAAATGAATCAGCCATGGCCACACAAAGTGTACTGGCTTCAACGGAAGAGCAGGCTGCATCAATGGAGGAAATATCACTCTCTGCAGACCAGCTTACGAGCATGGCGGAGGATTTGAAAGGGTTGATTAGCAGATTTAAACTGTAG